From Actinoplanes oblitus, a single genomic window includes:
- the panB gene encoding 3-methyl-2-oxobutanoate hydroxymethyltransferase, with protein sequence MSDIPTLYGGPATRRVRTRDLLNAKGRGDRWPMLTSYDQYTASIFDQSGVPVLLVGDSAANNVFGYETTVPVTVDELLPLVRAVVRATKTALIVGDLPFGSYEEGPTQALRTAVRFMKEGGCHAVKLEGGRKMAPQIEAITGAGIPVMAHIGFTPQREHAIGGYRVQGRENEGAEVISDARAVTDAGAFAVVLEMVPGEVAKQITKELPIPTVGIGAGPDTDAQVLVWQDMAGLRTGKAPRFVKRYADLAGALTEATRQFADEVRNGEFPAAEHTF encoded by the coding sequence ATGTCGGACATCCCGACCCTGTACGGCGGGCCCGCGACCCGCCGGGTCCGCACCCGCGACCTGCTCAACGCGAAGGGCCGCGGCGACCGCTGGCCGATGCTCACGTCCTACGACCAGTACACCGCCTCGATCTTCGACCAGTCCGGCGTACCGGTGCTGCTCGTCGGCGACTCCGCGGCGAACAACGTGTTCGGCTACGAGACCACCGTCCCGGTCACCGTCGACGAGCTGTTGCCGCTGGTCCGTGCCGTGGTCCGGGCCACCAAGACCGCGCTGATCGTCGGCGACCTGCCGTTCGGCAGCTACGAGGAGGGCCCCACCCAGGCACTGCGCACCGCCGTCCGGTTCATGAAGGAGGGCGGCTGCCACGCGGTCAAGCTGGAGGGCGGCCGCAAGATGGCCCCGCAGATCGAGGCGATCACCGGCGCCGGCATCCCAGTGATGGCGCACATCGGCTTCACCCCGCAGCGCGAGCACGCCATCGGCGGCTACCGCGTCCAGGGCCGGGAGAACGAGGGCGCCGAGGTGATCTCGGACGCCCGCGCGGTCACCGACGCCGGCGCGTTCGCCGTGGTCCTGGAGATGGTCCCGGGCGAGGTCGCCAAGCAGATCACCAAGGAGCTGCCGATTCCCACCGTCGGCATCGGCGCCGGCCCGGACACCGACGCCCAGGTCCTGGTCTGGCAGGACATGGCCGGCCTGCGCACCGGCAAGGCCCCGCGCTTCGTCAAGCGTTACGCCGACCTGGCCGGCGCGCTGACCGAGGCGACCCGGCAGTTCGCCGACGAGGTCCGCAACGGCGAGTTCCCCGCCGCGGAGCACACCTTCTAG
- a CDS encoding pentapeptide repeat-containing protein produces MPTSPGRAAPAARHRHERTAPEGTVRFATAHRLFGTPGAGRRGTRGPSRRRRLGRVPRAAGGTGGGPGVGTRGAGDLGGLGRVPGRPSGGGGRRLVGGLLGRRLGRGHLRRGRLRRGRLRRGRLRRGHLLRRSRLRRSRLRCGRLRCGRLLRRGRLRRGRLAGRRRLDRLGGLRGPGRRRLGGLGGLRRCRPRGGGGPGHLGGRALGRRRRLGRRARGRHRLRGLGHRDLGGRRLSRGRLGEPGLSSRSRLGRTHPRLAPGRLSRRSLAAGRLSRRSLAAGRLAAGGFGRSRPRAGGLRRSRLRPGGLGRSRLGTGDLGAGSLGGRRLGSRRRGRGRLAGRHLRRGRLATSRLRSSRLHRGGLRRSRFGPRRRGSGRLAGRHLRRSGLATSRLGSSRLHRGGLRRSRLGPRRRGSSRLSRGSPRPGCLRAGSLRGRSLRRLSRLRDTGRGLCRASLGPGCLARRRLSHRSLGRRLLGRRLNRRGLARRGLARRGLARRGLARGLLGRRRGLAGGGLTGRCLTRRRFGRRRLARCGLTRGGLTRSRLGRRLAGRRLAGRRFAGRRLTCRGLGGRGLARRGLSSRRLGPRGFSRRRLGPRGLGRRRLGPRRLSRRRLGRTGLASTTPTRSHLGSTPRRLLTHRRTPRLDSRRLLSGHRGPSRRGRSRLAGPRPPADRLHRGRFPTPGRLRPDGFDRRRGLTRRGPGPDRLDRRLAALGPGTPAPGSSPTGLLDGRHDRFVGQLGRHRRRLGRLRRLGRRPTSGTHRAPRGLVARTPAGVRPSLQRLRGRRSLLVVGRGLGIPLLAGPGRLRHRSPSDRPSGVARHPGSRPLSRRLPPRHPGRRRLRAGRRLLHGSRFHRRAADVPGSTATDSRRRRIRHSGHRSPGPRRTRSAGHRSAADRYLRRRRFRLLRPEPADRRGPRLGGPVGGHLRLRGPDSRRLSPSTGRVRPGGPGRRARRGSLPHRRAPDDPALLDLDSRLVRREEQLATCPSALRELRHLRRHQIRARFLRGLRLGGLQRLQVGTIRTPLVGFPLRARRVPRRREPPTEERPIRQLARRDLLFDVLRPRSGRGRLGPRRRRLPVPVPVGIGRHRHLRLVRQVAAGRRDAPTTPGRCRATGFPLRHNRLAYAFRPRHRHPNLPGAAPPRAGLRLGGLGRAPLASRSLDHPGLSRTDLGRTRLSRAHLDRAGLSRTRLDRARLSRASLDRTRFDRAGLHRAGLRRARLDRAGLHRTRLDRAGLRRIRLDRAGLRRTRLGRAALGRGGLDRTHPAHTRLDGDRRRLDATGRNGPRRHCFGSLSTSSLLGRRGSRLGHRLTRRHRLGRRLTRHRRLTSHRHRRGPPLAGPGRLRRATGRLHRSRPCGRHHRRLLPRRRLRRPRAHSTRRRPSHRHLGRRLRTTLDRSRRRLAHGLPSRRLASSRLRNRGLRGSRLTSSRLHNRGLRGSRLTSSRLRNRAPGSRGLGGRGLRHRTLHRRSPRGRRLGRRLRSGRLRHCLHHADRLHRGSLPAARLDRTGCLGRPGHLGRRSPRRSCLHLGLAGNPSRHTRRNLRLGRHRDSTPHLRGGSSRHCRLRFTRRSPGPGPGRGCPPTNTLVPGPGHTRRAPGHLFPATGRRPTTSRRPTTSGRPATSRRPATGRPTPAGRLDHRGRRSGTRSPATAHRPPGPIPYGRGFRLTHGGRAFRRTGNRFCGDAGGGGSDRSLFGSGHRGVPPCE; encoded by the coding sequence ATTCCTACCAGCCCCGGCCGCGCCGCACCTGCGGCGCGCCACCGACACGAGCGGACCGCACCCGAGGGCACGGTCCGCTTCGCCACCGCTCACCGCCTATTTGGTACGCCGGGAGCCGGCCGCCGTGGCACGCGTGGCCCGAGCCGGCGCCGCCGACTTGGCCGCGTTCCGCGAGCCGCGGGCGGTACCGGCGGCGGTCCCGGTGTTGGCACCCGAGGTGCGGGTGACCTTGGTGGCCTTGGCCGCGTTCCCGGTCGCCCGTCCGGCGGTGGTGGCCGCCGACTTGTTGGCGGCCTTCTTGGCCGGCGCCTTGGTCGCGGCCACCTTCGTCGCGGTCGCCTTCGACGCGGTCGCCTTCGTCGCGGTCGCCTTCGACGCGGCCACCTTCTTCGTCGCAGTCGCCTTCGTCGCAGTCGCCTTCGATGCGGTCGCCTTCGATGCGGTCGCCTTCTTCGTCGCGGTCGCCTTCGACGCGGTCGCCTTGCGGGCCGGCGTCGCCTCGATCGCCTCGGCGGCCTTCGCGGCCCTGGCCGCCGCCGCCTTGGTGGCCTTGGCGGCCTTCGTCGCTGCCGCCCGCGTGGTGGCGGCGGTCCTGGCCACCTTGGCGGCCGCGCTCTTGGCCGCCGACGCCGACTCGGCCGCCGCGCTCGCGGTCGCCATCGCCTTCGCGGCCTTGGCCACCGCGATCTCGGTGGCCGCCGCCTCAGCCGCGGCCGCCTTGGCGAGCCTGGCCTCAGCAGCCGCAGCCGCCTTGGCCGAACCCACCCGCGCCTTGCCCCCGGTCGCCTTAGCCGTCGCAGCCTTGCTGCCGGTCGCCTTAGCCGTCGCAGCCTTGCTGCCGGTCGCCTTGCTGCCGGTGGCTTTGGCCGCAGTCGCCCTCGTGCCGGTGGCCTTCGCCGCAGCCGACTTCGTCCCGGTGGCCTTGGCCGCAGTCGCCTTGGTACCGGTGACCTTGGTGCCGGCAGCCTTGGCGGGCGTCGCCTTGGCTCTCGTCGACGTGGCCGCGGTCGCCTTGCTGGCCGTCACCTTCGCCGCGGTCGCCTTGCCACCAGCCGTCTTCGCAGCAGTCGCCTTCACCGCGGTGGCCTTCGCCGGAGCCGCTTTGGCCCTCGTCGACGTGGCAGTGGTCGCCTTGCTGGCCGTCACCTTCGCCGCAGTGGCCTTGCCACCAGCCGTCTTGGCAGCAGTCGCCTTCACCGCGGTGGCCTTCGCCGGAGCCGCCTTGGCCCTCGTCGACGTGGCAGCAGTCGCCTTAGCCGTGGTAGCCCTCGACCCGGTTGCCTTCGCGCCGGCAGCCTTCGCGGTCGCAGTCTTCGCCGCCTTAGCCGTCTTCGCGACACCGGTCGCGGCCTTTGCCGTGCCAGCCTTGGCCCCGGCTGCCTTGCCCGCCGTCGCCTTAGCCACCGTAGCCTTGGTCGCCGCCTTCTTGGCCGTCGCCTTAACCGCCGTGGCCTTGCCCGCCGTGGCCTTGCCCGCCGTGGCCTTGCCCGCCGTGGCCTTGCTCGGGGTCTTCTTGGCCGTCGTCGTGGCCTTGCTGGCGGTGGCCTTACCGGGCGCTGCCTTACTCGCCGTCGATTTGGCCGCCGTCGCCTTGCTCGCTGTGGCCTTACTCGCGGTGGCCTTACTCGCAGTCGCCTTGGTCGCCGCCTTGCTGGCCGTCGCCTTGCTGGCCGTCGCTTTGCTGGTCGTCGCCTTACTTGCCGTGGCCTTGGTGGCCGTGGCCTTGCTCGGCGCGGCCTTAGCAGCCGTCGCCTTGGTCCCCGTGGCTTTAGCCGCCGTCGCCTTGGTCCCCGTGGCCTTGGCCGCCGTCGCCTTGGTCCCCGCCGCCTTAGCCGCCGTCGCCTTGGTCGCACCGGTCTTGCCAGCACCACCCCGACCCGCAGCCACCTTGGATCCACGCCCCGCCGGCTTCTTACCCACCGCCGAACTCCGCGCCTCGACAGCCGCCGCCTCCTCAGCGGCCACCGCGGCCCGAGCCGCCGCGGCCGCAGCCGCCTTGCCGGCCCCCGTCCGCCCGCCGACCGTCTTCACCGGGGCCGTTTTCCTACCCCCGGCCGCCTTCGACCCGACGGCTTTGACCGGCGCCGCGGCCTTACCCGCCGAGGCCCGGGCCCCGACCGCCTTGACCGGCGCCTTGCCGCCCTTGGCCCCGGTACCCCGGCCCCGGGCAGCTCGCCCACCGGTCTCCTCGACGGCCGCCATGACCGCTTCGTCGGCCAGCTCGGCCGCCATCGCCGCCGCCTCGGCCGCCTCCGCCGCCTTGGCCGCCGCCCCACGAGCGGCACCCACCGCGCCCCGCGCGGTCTTGTCGCCCGCACCCCGGCGGGCGTCCGCCCCTCGCTTCAACGGCTGCGTGGCCGGCGAAGCCTCCTGGTAGTCGGCCGCGGGCTTGGCATCCCACTCCTCGCCGGCCCCGGCCGGCTCCGTCACCGAAGCCCGTCCGACCGCCCGTCCGGCGTCGCCCGGCACCCGGGCAGCCGCCCGCTGAGCCGCCGCCTGCCGCCGCGTCATCCGGGACGGCGCCGGCTCCGCGCTGGCCGCCGCCTCCTCCACGGCTCCCGGTTCCACCGACGAGCCGCCGATGTCCCCGGCTCCACCGCCACTGACAGCCGGCGCCGCCGGATCCGGCACAGCGGCCATCGATCGCCCGGCCCGCGCCGGACCCGATCCGCCGGGCACCGTTCCGCCGCCGACCGCTACCTGCGCCGCCGGCGGTTCCGGCTGCTCCGGCCCGAACCGGCCGACCGCCGCGGTCCCCGCCTGGGCGGCCCGGTTGGCGGCCATCTCCGCCTGCGCGGCCCGGACAGCCGCCGCCTCAGCCCGTCCACCGGCCGTGTCCGGCCCGGCGGTCCCGGACGACGTGCCCGCCGAGGCTCGCTTCCGCACCGGCGTGCTCCGGACGATCCCGCTCTCCTCGACCTCGACAGCCGCCTCGTCCGGCGAGAGGAACAGCTGGCCACGTGCCCGAGCGCTCTTCGCGAACTCCGCCATCTGCGCCGACACCAGATCCGAGCCCGGTTCCTCCGCGGCCTCCGGCTCGGGGGTCTCCAACGCCTCCAGGTCGGGACGATCCGCACCCCACTGGTCGGATTCCCGCTCAGGGCTCGCCGCGTCCCGCGGCGGCGCGAACCACCCACCGAGGAACGGCCGATCCGTCAGCTCGCTCGGCGAGACCTCCTGTTCGACGTCCTGCGGCCGCGATCCGGCCGGGGCCGACTCGGGCCACGCCGACGACGTCTCCCGGTTCCAGTCCCGGTCGGGATCGGCCGACATCGTCACCTGCGTCTTGTTCGGCAAGTTGCTGCTGGCCGCCGCGACGCGCCGACCACTCCGGGCCGCTGCCGCGCCACCGGATTTCCGCTGCGACACAACCGGCTTGCGTACGCTTTCCGCCCGCGCCACCGGCACCCGAACCTGCCCGGCGCCGCTCCGCCCCGAGCCGGTCTTCGCCTCGGCGGCCTTGGCCGCGCTCCCCTTGCCAGCCGCAGCCTTGACCACCCCGGCCTTAGCCGCACTGACCTTGGCCGCACCCGTCTTAGCCGTGCCCATCTTGACCGCGCTGGTCTTAGCCGCACCCGCCTTGACCGCGCTCGTCTTAGCCGCGCCAGCCTTGACCGCACTCGCTTTGACCGCGCTGGTCTTCACCGCGCTGGTCTTCGCCGCGCTCGCCTTGACCGCGCTGGTCTTCACCGCACCCGCCTTGACCGCGCTGGCCTTCGTCGCATTCGCCTTGACCGCGCTGGCCTTCGTCGCACTCGTCTTGGCCGCGCCGCTCTTGGCCGCGGCGGCCTTGACCGGACTCACCCGGCTCACACTCGCCTTGACGGTGACCGCCGGCGCCTTGACGCGACCGGCCGCAACGGTCCTCGCCGCCACTGCTTTGGAAGCCTCAGCACCAGCAGTCTTCTTGGCCGCCGCGGCAGTCGACTTGGTCACCGTCTTACCCGGCGCCACCGGCTTGGTCGTCGCCTTACCCGGCACCGCCGCCTGACGAGCCATCGGCACCGTCGAGGCCCCCCGCTTGCCGGACCCGGCCGTCTTCGCCGCGCCACCGGCCGCCTTCACCGAAGCCGTCCGTGCGGCCGGCACCACCGCCGTCTTCTTCCCCGCCGACGCCTTCGCCGTCCCCGAGCCCACAGCACCCGCCGCCGCCCGAGCCACCGGCACCTTGGCCGCCGCCTTCGAACCACCCTTGACCGCAGCCGCCGCCGTCTTGCCCACGGTCTTCCCAGCCGCCGCCTTGCCAGCAGCCGGCTTCGCAACCGTGGCCTTCGCGGTAGCCGCCTTACCAGCAGCCGGCTTCACAACCGTGGCCTTCGCGGTAGCCGCCTTACCAGCAGCCGGCTTCGCAACCGTGCCCCGGGTAGCCGCGGTCTTGGCGGCCGTGGCCTTCGCCACCGTACCCTTCACCGCCGAAGTCCTCGCGGTCGCCGGCTTGGCCGCCGCCTTCGCAGCGGTCGGCTTCGCCACTGTCTTCACCACGCCGACCGGCTTCACCGTGGCAGCCTTCCCGCCGCTCGCCTTGACCGCACCGGCTGCCTTGGTCGCCCCGGCCACCTTGGCCGCCGCTCCCCGCGCCGTTCCTGCCTTCACCTCGGGCTTGCCGGAAACCCGAGCCGTCACACTCGCCGAAACCTTCGACTTGGCCGCCACCGCGACTCCACTCCCCACCTTCGCGGCGGCTCGTCCCGCCACTGCCGTCTTCGGTTCACCCGTCGTTCCCCGGGCCCCGGCCCGGGTCGCGGATGCCCGCCCACCAACACGCTTGTCCCCGGCCCCGGCCACACTCGCCGCGCTCCCGGACACCTCTTTCCGGCCACCGGCCGTCGCCCGACCACCAGCCGTCGCCCGACCACCAGCGGTCGCCCGGCCACCAGCCGCCGCCCGGCCACCGGCCGTCCCACGCCCGCCGGCCGGCTTGATCACCGCGGCCGCCGATCGGGAACCCGCTCCCCCGCGACCGCTCACCGTCCGCCCGGCCCCATTCCGTACGGTCGCGGTTTCCGCCTCACTCACGGCGGCCGCGCGTTTCGTCGTACCGGAAACCGGTTTTGTGGCGACGCCGGAGGCGGCGGGTCTGATCGGAGCCTTTTTGGCAGCGGGCATCGAGGTGTTCCTCCTTGCGAATGA
- a CDS encoding RNB domain-containing ribonuclease, whose amino-acid sequence MWAPQIDFSVLRRELDLPGEFPAEVIAEAERAAAGTPAGVDRTEVPFVTIDPAGSQDLDQAMHLSRRDGGGYRVRYAIADVASFVRPGGAVEAESWVRGQTVYLPDGRIPLHPPVLSEGAVSLFADVERAAVVWTIDLDADGVTTATHLERARVRSRAKLDYPSVQRELAGGNPSELVVLLAEIGTLLARRAAERGAVNLPLPAQEVERDGDGWRLVLRAPLPVEEHNAQISLLTGMAAARIMLDGGVGMLRTMPAPKPEAVAKLRAAAEPLGVHWPAGATVGAVVASVDPGSPRGAAFLDQAAELLRGAGYTAFGGSAGPVPEETGHGGVGAPYAHVTAPLRRLADRYVTETCLALYENRPVPRWALDALPRLPKQMSTTDRLASAADRGAIDLAEAVLLHVRVGESFDVAVLDREEASGKRPAGGTVALDDPAVRARCVGDLPLGGRVQARLAVADPATRTVRFERV is encoded by the coding sequence ATGTGGGCGCCGCAGATTGACTTCTCCGTGCTGCGCCGGGAGCTGGACCTGCCGGGGGAGTTCCCGGCCGAGGTGATCGCGGAGGCGGAGCGGGCGGCCGCCGGGACGCCGGCCGGGGTGGACCGGACCGAGGTGCCGTTCGTGACGATCGACCCGGCCGGGTCGCAGGACCTGGACCAGGCGATGCATCTCAGCCGGCGCGACGGCGGCGGCTACCGGGTGCGGTACGCGATCGCCGACGTGGCGTCGTTCGTCAGGCCGGGCGGGGCGGTCGAGGCGGAGAGCTGGGTGCGCGGGCAGACCGTGTACCTGCCGGACGGGCGGATCCCGTTGCATCCGCCGGTGCTCAGCGAGGGCGCGGTGAGCCTGTTCGCGGACGTGGAGCGGGCGGCCGTGGTGTGGACCATCGACCTGGACGCCGACGGCGTGACGACGGCGACACACCTGGAACGGGCCCGGGTGCGCAGCCGGGCCAAGCTGGACTATCCGAGCGTGCAGCGGGAGCTGGCCGGCGGGAACCCGTCCGAGCTGGTGGTGCTGCTCGCCGAGATCGGGACGCTGCTGGCGCGGCGGGCGGCCGAGCGGGGCGCGGTGAACCTGCCGCTGCCCGCGCAGGAGGTGGAGCGGGACGGCGACGGCTGGCGGCTGGTGCTGCGCGCGCCGCTGCCGGTGGAGGAGCACAACGCGCAGATCTCCCTGCTCACCGGGATGGCCGCGGCGCGGATCATGTTGGACGGCGGGGTCGGGATGCTGCGGACCATGCCGGCGCCGAAACCGGAGGCGGTGGCGAAGTTGCGGGCGGCCGCCGAGCCGCTCGGGGTGCACTGGCCGGCGGGCGCGACGGTCGGTGCGGTGGTGGCCTCGGTGGATCCGGGCAGCCCGCGCGGCGCGGCGTTCCTCGACCAGGCCGCGGAGTTGTTGCGCGGTGCCGGCTACACCGCGTTCGGCGGCTCCGCCGGTCCGGTGCCGGAGGAGACCGGGCACGGCGGGGTGGGGGCGCCGTACGCGCACGTCACGGCACCGTTGCGGCGTCTCGCCGACCGGTACGTCACGGAGACCTGCCTGGCCCTGTACGAGAACCGCCCGGTCCCCCGCTGGGCGCTCGACGCCCTGCCCCGCCTGCCGAAGCAGATGTCCACCACCGACCGGCTCGCCTCGGCCGCCGATCGGGGCGCGATCGACCTGGCCGAGGCGGTGCTGCTGCACGTCCGGGTCGGCGAGTCCTTCGACGTGGCGGTGCTGGACCGCGAGGAGGCGTCCGGGAAGCGGCCGGCCGGCGGCACGGTGGCGCTCGACGATCCGGCGGTGCGCGCCCGCTGCGTCGGTGACCTGCCGCTGGGCGGCCGCGTCCAGGCCCGCCTCGCCGTCGCCGATCCGGCCACCCGTACCGTCCGGTTCGAGCGCGTCTGA
- a CDS encoding LysR family transcriptional regulator, which yields MDLFRHLRYFLVVAEELHFSRAAEVLGMAQPPLSQAMRRLERELGVTLFDRLPRGTALTGAGQALVEEARQLLFAEQRLRTVMRATGDGSLGVLRAGVPPDTPAPVLGELLRRLAARFPGLDVDLQELTTAEQVAALAAARLDAGLVQQPVDRTELRAGPVTWSPLGVVLPRTAALARAAAVPLADLAGHGLVLFPRATAPDWYDRILAVSAEHGFHPARVRHARSPELLCGLVLAGQGVALAREDTVRREPRVAWRPLRGEPLRQGLVAVWPRRAGHPAAPRFAELAAEVLAAARTRVTPVGGGDPAPAPWSVVFDAARS from the coding sequence GTGGATCTCTTCCGGCACCTGCGGTACTTCCTGGTCGTCGCCGAGGAGCTGCACTTCAGCCGGGCCGCCGAGGTGCTCGGTATGGCGCAGCCACCGCTCAGCCAGGCGATGCGGCGCCTGGAGCGCGAGCTCGGCGTCACGCTGTTCGACAGGCTGCCGCGCGGCACCGCGCTGACCGGCGCGGGGCAGGCGCTGGTCGAGGAGGCGAGGCAGTTGCTGTTCGCCGAGCAACGTCTGCGTACGGTGATGCGCGCCACCGGCGACGGCAGCCTGGGCGTGCTCCGTGCCGGTGTCCCGCCGGACACGCCCGCGCCGGTGCTCGGCGAGCTGCTGCGCCGCCTGGCCGCGCGGTTTCCCGGGCTCGACGTGGATCTGCAGGAGCTGACCACCGCCGAGCAGGTGGCGGCGCTGGCCGCCGCGCGACTCGACGCCGGCCTGGTGCAACAGCCGGTCGACCGGACCGAGCTGCGGGCCGGTCCGGTCACCTGGAGCCCGCTCGGCGTGGTGCTGCCGCGTACCGCTGCGCTGGCCCGGGCCGCCGCCGTGCCCCTGGCCGACCTGGCCGGGCACGGGCTGGTGCTGTTCCCCCGGGCCACCGCCCCGGACTGGTACGACCGGATCCTCGCGGTCAGCGCCGAGCACGGGTTCCATCCGGCGCGGGTCCGGCACGCCCGCAGCCCGGAGCTGCTGTGCGGGTTGGTGCTGGCCGGTCAGGGCGTCGCGCTGGCCCGGGAGGACACGGTGCGCCGGGAACCGCGGGTGGCCTGGCGCCCGCTGCGGGGTGAGCCGCTGCGCCAGGGGCTGGTAGCGGTCTGGCCCCGCCGGGCGGGGCATCCGGCCGCGCCGCGGTTCGCCGAACTGGCCGCCGAGGTGCTGGCGGCGGCCAGGACCCGGGTGACACCGGTCGGCGGGGGAGACCCGGCTCCCGCGCCGTGGTCGGTGGTGTTCGACGCCGCCCGCTCGTAG
- a CDS encoding serine hydrolase has product MSIDEVFAAEDVEGWLHVRDIDDDRAVGVRAGEPVVLSSIVKILLVLEFARQVAAGALDPAERVVLRGGDRLGGWGTGGCADDVELSLRDLAYFTMSVSDNTAADVLLRRVGPDLLPMLAAELGLSRTRVIGGPREMLESMFADVGAADGTAFARIFPALTGDQVRGLRAFDPERTTSSTPAEITRLLQLIWRDAAGPAAACATVRELMGRQMFWTRLAAAFPAGVRVSGKTGTLPGLHMEAGVAEYPDGGRYAIAVFARTRQLATARMDIDRLLGRAALTAVRHLRGE; this is encoded by the coding sequence ATGTCGATCGACGAGGTGTTCGCCGCGGAGGATGTCGAGGGCTGGCTGCACGTCCGGGACATCGACGACGACCGGGCGGTGGGCGTCCGCGCCGGGGAGCCGGTGGTGCTGAGCTCGATCGTCAAGATTCTGCTGGTGCTGGAGTTCGCCAGGCAGGTGGCCGCCGGCGCGCTCGACCCGGCCGAGCGGGTGGTGCTGCGCGGCGGCGACCGGCTGGGCGGCTGGGGCACCGGCGGCTGCGCTGACGACGTCGAGCTGTCGCTGCGCGACCTGGCCTACTTCACCATGTCGGTGAGCGACAACACGGCGGCCGACGTGCTGCTGCGCCGGGTCGGCCCGGACCTGCTGCCGATGCTCGCCGCGGAGCTGGGTCTGTCCCGCACCCGCGTGATCGGCGGCCCCCGGGAGATGCTGGAGTCGATGTTCGCCGACGTCGGTGCGGCCGACGGCACCGCGTTCGCCCGGATCTTCCCGGCCCTGACCGGCGATCAGGTCCGTGGGCTGCGGGCCTTCGACCCCGAGCGGACCACCTCCAGCACACCGGCCGAGATCACCCGGCTGCTCCAGCTGATCTGGCGGGACGCTGCCGGGCCGGCCGCGGCCTGCGCGACGGTCCGCGAGCTGATGGGGCGGCAGATGTTCTGGACGCGACTCGCGGCCGCCTTCCCGGCCGGGGTACGCGTTTCCGGCAAGACCGGCACGCTACCCGGCCTGCACATGGAGGCCGGGGTGGCCGAGTACCCGGACGGCGGGCGGTACGCGATCGCTGTGTTCGCCCGCACCCGGCAGCTCGCCACCGCCCGGATGGACATCGACCGGCTGCTTGGGCGGGCGGCGCTGACGGCGGTCCGGCACCTGCGCGGGGAGTGA
- a CDS encoding MBL fold metallo-hydrolase yields the protein MSGKSLHRRGFLLTAAASTAVSTLPAVANAAPASPRHHRSATFRWLGTAGWRIDVGDRTVLVDPYLSRFPTGLFTGAFDPATPLAVNPAAITAARLGTPETVLVTHTHWDHFADVPQVARSTGARVLGTLTAYHLGLAYGVPAAQLSPVKGGEVLDFGAYRVEVVAALHSRNAGYSMAFPGVRLAVPQPAPATIADLPEGDTLAYVLRVPDGPSVFLMGASDFVERNLTGLRPDVAMIALNSSAATFDYVPRLLAALDRPRVVVPVHWDDFEQPATNPPPVAPADRNRLSAFVDAIRAASPRSRIVVPEYDQPYTF from the coding sequence ATGTCCGGAAAATCGTTACATCGTCGCGGGTTCCTGCTCACCGCGGCGGCGAGCACGGCGGTCAGCACGCTTCCCGCCGTCGCGAACGCCGCCCCGGCTTCCCCCCGGCACCATCGGAGCGCCACGTTCCGCTGGCTGGGCACCGCCGGCTGGCGGATCGACGTCGGCGACCGGACCGTGCTGGTCGACCCGTATCTGAGCCGCTTCCCGACCGGCCTGTTCACCGGCGCGTTCGACCCGGCCACCCCGCTCGCCGTGAACCCCGCGGCGATCACCGCGGCCCGGCTCGGCACCCCGGAGACGGTGCTGGTCACGCACACCCACTGGGACCACTTCGCGGACGTGCCGCAGGTCGCCCGGAGCACCGGGGCGCGGGTGCTGGGCACCCTCACGGCGTACCACCTGGGGCTGGCGTACGGGGTGCCGGCCGCCCAGCTCAGCCCGGTCAAGGGTGGTGAGGTGCTGGACTTCGGCGCGTACCGGGTCGAGGTGGTAGCGGCGCTGCACAGCCGCAACGCCGGCTACTCGATGGCCTTCCCCGGGGTGCGGCTCGCCGTGCCCCAGCCGGCCCCGGCGACCATCGCCGACCTGCCGGAGGGCGACACCCTCGCGTACGTCTTGCGCGTCCCGGACGGCCCGTCGGTCTTCCTGATGGGCGCCAGCGACTTCGTCGAACGCAACCTCACCGGCCTGCGCCCGGACGTCGCGATGATCGCCCTGAACAGCTCGGCCGCCACCTTCGACTACGTGCCCCGGCTGCTCGCCGCGCTCGACCGGCCGCGGGTGGTGGTCCCGGTGCACTGGGACGACTTCGAGCAGCCGGCGACGAACCCGCCGCCCGTCGCGCCCGCCGACCGGAATCGGCTGAGCGCGTTCGTGGACGCGATCCGGGCCGCCTCGCCACGGTCCCGGATCGTCGTCCCGGAGTACGACCAGCCGTACACCTTCTGA